A portion of the Micromonospora vinacea genome contains these proteins:
- a CDS encoding IclR family transcriptional regulator → MAQSIRRAIDLIRRSAEHPLSLTEAADVLGVHKSTALRILQTLESARFVRRTGAGTYVLGSGLIELSELALGSMDLRQPAAAHLRALQRETGHTVHLAQLTGDEIIYIDKVDSPAFDAVKLPSRVGRAVSIYASAVGKTILAYLPRQERDRLLSHVVFERFTDTTFTDHDALEAELARIHDCGWAVDNGEHDAYVMCVAAPIRDSRGQVIAAASITAIEVIASLDQLKSNLPLLLETANKISYELGYAPPSLASADSEIRAAT, encoded by the coding sequence TTGGCGCAATCGATTCGCCGCGCGATCGACCTCATCCGTCGATCCGCGGAGCACCCGCTGTCCCTAACGGAGGCTGCGGACGTGCTCGGCGTCCACAAGTCCACAGCCCTGCGCATCCTGCAGACACTGGAGTCCGCGCGCTTCGTCCGCCGGACCGGCGCGGGCACCTACGTGCTCGGCAGCGGCCTGATCGAGTTGTCCGAACTAGCGCTCGGCTCGATGGACCTCCGCCAACCCGCCGCCGCACACCTGCGCGCGCTGCAACGCGAGACCGGCCACACCGTACACCTGGCGCAACTGACCGGCGATGAGATCATCTATATCGACAAGGTGGACAGCCCGGCGTTCGACGCCGTCAAGCTGCCGTCGCGGGTGGGACGCGCGGTGTCCATCTACGCGAGCGCCGTGGGCAAGACGATCCTGGCCTACCTTCCCCGGCAGGAACGCGACCGCCTTCTCTCCCACGTCGTCTTCGAGAGATTCACCGACACCACCTTCACCGACCACGACGCCCTGGAAGCCGAACTTGCCCGCATCCACGACTGCGGCTGGGCCGTGGACAACGGCGAGCACGACGCCTACGTGATGTGCGTGGCCGCGCCGATCAGGGATTCGCGGGGGCAGGTCATCGCCGCCGCCTCGATCACGGCGATCGAGGTCATCGCCAGCCTCGACCAGCTCAAGAGCAACCTTCCGCTGCTCCTGGAGACCGCCAACAAGATCTCGTACGAGCTGGGCTACGCGCCGCCCTCCCTAGCCAGCGCGGACAGTGAGATCCGCGCAGCGACCTGA
- a CDS encoding ABC transporter substrate-binding protein yields the protein MGNKRAHFGIARATCALGLVATLLTGCGSDGDSGDGVTKLTFAASTFGDPGRGPLLTKWLDEFNQSQTKVQVSAAAVPYPTFGQTVLTQMGSGKGPDLIRFDMPEFEAASDAGLVAPLDKVIDASKYDLLKQPDQFMVHDGVRHGVIFEASNYAMFYNADLIPTPPTTYEQFTSTAKSLTKGDVFGLAFRQTEAEEAGVWQDIFNYVYGFGGAWSDGKNLTINSPENLKGLQAFKDLYDANVIPRGADAATFRRMFAEGKVGMELNNGGYVTATRGQNAKLNFNVAPIPFPVRKQGAILAPIVINEASEGKEEAGTFIKWALEPQNQVKLQEILGASSVATATQRSAEALKATAFLPVFDGLTETSLPQIVLGFEAKTPDIRKVVVQNVVAALQGKADLKSALDRAQQQATELVR from the coding sequence ATGGGTAATAAGCGCGCTCATTTCGGCATCGCCAGGGCGACATGTGCCCTCGGCCTGGTCGCCACCCTCCTGACCGGTTGCGGTTCGGACGGCGATTCCGGCGACGGCGTCACCAAACTGACCTTCGCCGCCTCGACCTTCGGCGACCCGGGCCGCGGACCCCTGTTGACGAAGTGGCTCGACGAGTTCAACCAGAGCCAGACCAAGGTCCAGGTCTCCGCCGCCGCGGTGCCGTACCCGACCTTCGGCCAGACCGTGCTCACCCAGATGGGCAGCGGCAAGGGCCCCGACCTGATCCGCTTCGACATGCCCGAATTCGAGGCAGCCTCGGACGCCGGCCTCGTCGCGCCGCTGGACAAGGTGATCGACGCCAGCAAGTACGACCTGCTCAAGCAGCCGGACCAGTTCATGGTCCACGACGGTGTCCGGCACGGCGTCATCTTCGAAGCGTCGAACTACGCGATGTTCTACAACGCGGACCTGATCCCGACGCCGCCGACCACCTACGAGCAGTTCACCTCCACCGCGAAGTCGCTGACCAAGGGTGACGTCTTCGGCCTGGCGTTCCGTCAGACGGAGGCCGAGGAGGCCGGTGTCTGGCAGGACATCTTCAACTACGTCTACGGCTTCGGCGGAGCGTGGTCCGACGGGAAGAACCTGACGATCAACTCGCCCGAGAACCTCAAGGGCCTGCAGGCGTTCAAGGACCTGTACGACGCGAACGTGATCCCGCGCGGCGCGGACGCGGCGACGTTCCGGCGGATGTTCGCCGAGGGCAAGGTCGGGATGGAGCTCAACAACGGCGGCTACGTGACTGCCACCCGCGGCCAGAACGCGAAGTTGAACTTCAACGTCGCGCCGATCCCGTTCCCGGTCCGCAAGCAGGGCGCGATCCTCGCACCAATCGTGATCAACGAGGCGAGCGAGGGCAAGGAGGAGGCCGGCACCTTCATCAAGTGGGCGCTGGAGCCGCAGAACCAGGTCAAGCTGCAGGAGATCCTCGGCGCGAGCAGCGTCGCCACCGCCACGCAGCGCAGCGCGGAGGCGCTCAAGGCGACCGCGTTCCTCCCCGTCTTCGACGGGCTCACCGAGACCAGCCTGCCGCAGATCGTGCTGGGGTTCGAGGCGAAGACGCCGGACATCCGCAAGGTGGTCGTGCAGAACGTGGTCGCGGCACTGCAGGGCAAGGCCGACCTCAAGTCGGCACTGGATCGCGCCCAGCAGCAGGCGACCGAACTGGTCCGCTGA
- a CDS encoding TetR/AcrR family transcriptional regulator, translating to MTTPRTRARNKRGEGAQLRDEIVDAAMTLLEDGTPQNMTLRGIARQAGISAPSIYPHFPDLDSILLAVAQRAFGILEQELGAPDDADPVERLRAICAAYLTFAERRPHQYRVMFGAVWDAGQALERAPAMADELTVLGMGAFEVFRRTLADCVAAGRSTSADLFADATALWVGLHGFAQLQVAAPLFPWPPGLRDSIIDRMALLR from the coding sequence GTGACCACACCGAGAACGCGGGCCCGCAACAAGCGTGGCGAAGGTGCCCAGCTGCGCGACGAGATCGTCGACGCCGCGATGACGCTCCTGGAGGACGGCACGCCGCAGAACATGACCCTGCGGGGGATCGCCCGACAGGCCGGCATCTCCGCGCCGTCGATCTATCCGCACTTTCCGGACCTGGACTCGATCCTGCTCGCGGTCGCGCAACGCGCGTTCGGCATCCTGGAACAGGAGTTGGGCGCGCCGGATGACGCGGATCCGGTCGAGCGCCTGCGCGCGATCTGCGCGGCCTACCTGACCTTCGCCGAACGCCGGCCCCACCAGTACCGGGTGATGTTCGGTGCCGTCTGGGACGCCGGGCAGGCCCTTGAGCGGGCCCCGGCCATGGCGGACGAACTCACCGTGCTCGGCATGGGAGCCTTCGAGGTCTTCCGGCGTACGCTCGCCGACTGCGTTGCGGCGGGACGATCGACCAGCGCGGACCTCTTCGCCGACGCGACGGCGCTCTGGGTCGGGCTGCACGGATTCGCCCAGCTCCAGGTGGCGGCGCCGTTGTTTCCCTGGCCACCGGGGCTGCGCGATTCCATCATCGACCGGATGGCGCTGCTGCGCTGA
- a CDS encoding carbohydrate ABC transporter permease, with product MRRFRFGVTARIVAVLVVLGIAVFPLYWMFVTALSSNSDLFADQPRLTPDLGQFGVFVDALAEGKAAGWLLNSLIIAVGTMVLSVGLGIPLGYALSRFSFWGKAVLTVVLLFTQMLPEALMVVPLFALFRRFELLDSLTGLVLVNSAFVLPIVALILKGAIDGIPKELEEAARADGARPFTTLTRINVPLIAPSIAATAVIAFFHAWNEYVFAVTFIFNPDLQPASVGIANFIGELGTPIQTVMAVAFLFTLPAVAFYLLVQKYVVSGMTAGAVKG from the coding sequence ATGAGGCGCTTCCGTTTCGGTGTCACCGCACGGATCGTCGCCGTGCTCGTCGTGCTGGGCATCGCGGTGTTCCCGCTGTACTGGATGTTCGTCACGGCGCTGTCCAGCAACAGCGACCTCTTCGCCGATCAGCCCCGGCTCACGCCCGACCTCGGCCAGTTCGGGGTCTTCGTGGACGCGCTCGCCGAGGGCAAGGCGGCCGGCTGGCTGCTCAACAGCCTGATCATCGCCGTCGGCACGATGGTCCTCTCCGTCGGCCTGGGCATCCCGCTCGGTTACGCGCTGTCCCGGTTCTCGTTCTGGGGCAAGGCCGTGCTGACCGTCGTACTGCTGTTCACACAGATGCTTCCCGAGGCACTCATGGTCGTCCCGCTGTTCGCGCTGTTCCGCCGTTTCGAACTGCTCGACTCGCTGACCGGCCTCGTCCTGGTGAACTCCGCCTTCGTCCTGCCGATCGTCGCGCTGATCCTCAAGGGCGCCATCGACGGCATCCCGAAGGAACTGGAGGAAGCCGCACGCGCCGACGGCGCCCGGCCCTTCACCACGCTGACCCGCATCAACGTGCCCCTCATCGCACCGTCGATCGCGGCCACCGCTGTCATCGCCTTCTTCCACGCCTGGAACGAGTACGTGTTCGCGGTGACGTTCATCTTCAACCCCGATCTGCAACCCGCCTCCGTCGGCATCGCGAACTTCATCGGCGAACTGGGTACACCGATCCAGACGGTGATGGCCGTCGCCTTCCTGTTCACGCTGCCCGCCGTCGCCTTCTACCTGTTGGTCCAGAAGTACGTGGTGTCCGGCATGACCGCCGGTGCGGTGAAGGGTTGA
- a CDS encoding carbohydrate ABC transporter permease, whose translation MTVVEQTGAPKTTPPGRPRRRPSPLGSKWTPYLFLAPAALFILVFQAVPLVQEVYLSFTRTRLLNPTRSEWVGLENFNRIFGDPEFHRTLLITVVYVITCVVVAIGAGLVVALLLNRKFRGRGVARALVTVPWAAPGIAVALIATWMLNAQYGIVNRFLDAVGLGVPGGAILDSPRYALPAVLATTIWQLFPFTSVVLLSALQSVPQDLNEAATVDGAGRWATFRAVTWQVIKPTVGLLALLMTIWSLRRFELIWLMTKGGPVGATETLVIDLYSQAFDSKELGSAAAIGMVGVVISLIVIIGSRLVARAVEKGDVR comes from the coding sequence ATGACTGTGGTCGAGCAGACCGGAGCACCGAAGACAACACCCCCAGGCCGGCCCCGGCGTCGGCCCAGCCCGCTGGGTAGCAAGTGGACGCCCTACCTGTTCCTGGCACCCGCCGCCCTGTTCATCCTCGTCTTCCAGGCGGTACCCCTCGTCCAGGAGGTGTACCTCAGCTTCACCAGGACGAGGCTGCTCAACCCCACCCGCAGCGAGTGGGTCGGGCTCGAGAACTTCAACCGGATCTTCGGCGACCCCGAGTTCCACCGCACCCTGCTGATCACCGTCGTCTACGTGATCACCTGTGTGGTCGTCGCGATCGGCGCCGGACTCGTCGTCGCACTCCTGCTCAACAGGAAGTTTCGAGGCCGGGGCGTGGCACGGGCGCTGGTGACCGTCCCCTGGGCCGCCCCGGGCATCGCGGTCGCGCTCATCGCCACCTGGATGCTCAACGCGCAGTACGGCATCGTGAACCGCTTCCTCGACGCCGTGGGACTCGGCGTCCCCGGCGGCGCCATCCTGGACAGCCCGCGCTACGCGCTCCCGGCCGTGCTCGCCACGACCATCTGGCAGCTGTTCCCGTTCACCTCCGTGGTGCTGCTCTCCGCCCTCCAGTCCGTTCCGCAGGACCTCAACGAGGCCGCGACCGTCGACGGCGCGGGGCGATGGGCCACCTTCCGCGCCGTCACCTGGCAGGTCATCAAGCCGACAGTGGGTCTGCTGGCCCTGCTGATGACGATCTGGTCGCTACGGCGGTTCGAGCTGATCTGGTTGATGACCAAGGGCGGACCGGTCGGTGCCACCGAGACGCTCGTCATCGACCTGTACTCGCAGGCGTTCGACTCGAAGGAACTCGGATCGGCGGCGGCCATCGGAATGGTCGGCGTCGTCATCTCGCTCATCGTCATCATCGGCAGCCGCCTGGTCGCCCGTGCCGTGGAGAAGGGGGACGTCCGATGA